In Eubacteriales bacterium mix99, the DNA window CCGCGTATTTCGGAGAAGGGGAAGGATGAAAAGGGGGGATTCTATGGATCGGTATTCCAACGGCTATGAAGTCTATCAGGAGAATCAGATCAGCACTTCATCCCGCAGCGGGCTGTTGCTGATGCTGTATGACGGGGCACTGAAATTTTTAAGATTTGCCCTGACGGCCATGGAGGAGAAAAAGGTGGAAGAGGCCCATGGCAATCTGGTAAAGGTGCAGGATATCCTGAATGAGCTGATGGCTACCCTGAACTTTGATGCCGGTGAGATTGCAGGGAAGTTATACAGCCTGTATGAATATATGAACCAGGAGTTAATCGATGCAAACATTCAAAAGGACAGTGAAAAAGTGGAAAAGGTATATGGCATGCTGGAAGAATTGCGGAATGCGTGGGCGAAGGCGATGGATCCGGCCTGAAGATTTCCGGCAGAAACAGCCATGGATTCTGTCAAAACAGTCGGAGGTTCCATTGTCCGATTTTTTTTGTTTCTGTCTGAAAAAGAGGAAATACGGCGGCCTGAGTCGAATATATTAATTTAAGAATTAGGAACGAGTGGCAAAAGGGCCAATATATTCTGCCATTCTGTATGATCCTTTGCATGTATTTCATGAAAGGGGGGAAGGGAATTGATCCGGATTCTGGAGGATCCGACATACGAATTACTGAAAAAGGCGCTGGACGCATCCTGGCTGCGGCAGCAAGCCATTTCCGACAATATCGCAAATATCAACACACCCGGTTATCAGGCAGAGAGAGTGGTTTTTGAAGAAGAGCTGGAGAAGTCCATGTCAGACAGGCCGGCATCCCTGAATGCAGTACAGGAGGGTTCCGGCAGCCTGAGGGAAGCAGACCGGGAAGTTGAGCCAAGATTGGTAAGGGACAAATCTCCTGCCATGAGAAACGACAAAAACAATGTGGATATTGATCTTGAGGTGTCGAATATGGCGGCAAATCAGCTTTTGTACAGCACTTTAGTTGAGCAGGCCAATCAAAAATTAAATACTCTGCGATATCTGGTCCGGGGAGGAAGTTGATCATGAAGGTATTTGACACAATGCAGATCAGTGCCAGCGGGTTGACAGCGGAACGTCTGCGGATGGATACCATTGCTTCCAATATAGCAAATGTAAATACCACGCATACCGAGCAGGGCGGTCCCTATCGGCGGAAAATAGCAGTTTTTCAGGAGAATCTGGCGACGGAACGGGACAGGGAGTCCGGCAAAATCGGGAGCGTCAGCAGGGGGATCAAGGCAGTGGGGGTTGTGGAGGACAAAAGTCCCCTGCAAAGTGTGTTCGATCCAACCCATCCGGATGCTGATGCAAACGGATATGTCAGTATGCCGAATGTCAATATATTGAATGAGATGGTGGATCTGATTGCATCCACCAGAGCCTACGAAGCCAATGTCACCGCAGTGAATGCCACAAAGGGTATGATGGCCAGGGCCTTGGAGATTGGCAGAGGATAGAGGCGTATACCGTACATATGGAAAACAATCCGGTTTTCTGCCGGATACAGCATTTTTCAAAATAAAGAGGGGTAGGTATGGAAATCAATCCGATAGCAGAGGCTCCTTCCGTTGCCGCCATCGGGACAGTGAAACCGGCCAGGACGGAAAAGGCGGATTTTGGATCGGTCCTGAAGGAAGAGCTGAA includes these proteins:
- the fliS gene encoding flagellar export chaperone FliS, encoding MDRYSNGYEVYQENQISTSSRSGLLLMLYDGALKFLRFALTAMEEKKVEEAHGNLVKVQDILNELMATLNFDAGEIAGKLYSLYEYMNQELIDANIQKDSEKVEKVYGMLEELRNAWAKAMDPA
- the flgB gene encoding flagellar basal body rod protein FlgB; this translates as MIRILEDPTYELLKKALDASWLRQQAISDNIANINTPGYQAERVVFEEELEKSMSDRPASLNAVQEGSGSLREADREVEPRLVRDKSPAMRNDKNNVDIDLEVSNMAANQLLYSTLVEQANQKLNTLRYLVRGGS
- the flgC gene encoding flagellar basal body rod protein FlgC; this encodes MKVFDTMQISASGLTAERLRMDTIASNIANVNTTHTEQGGPYRRKIAVFQENLATERDRESGKIGSVSRGIKAVGVVEDKSPLQSVFDPTHPDADANGYVSMPNVNILNEMVDLIASTRAYEANVTAVNATKGMMARALEIGRG